The genomic stretch TCTCTAGGCAATGCGGCGCGCATCTTCTTCGTCGGTGCCTCGAAGTCCGGGCTCACGAGGACAAAGAAGAGGTCTTTCTCGGCGGGGAAGTTGAGCCTCATGAGCTCCAAGGGCTCGTAGTTTCGAATCAGAATGAAACCCCCCATGATCGCCGGTGCTACATTGTCAGCGTGGTAACCGGAGACTCTCTCCTCCGATTTCAACCCGGCAAGGACGAGCTCCTCCGGCCTCAGCCTCCCGCCGAATATCTCGTTCACGGCGACGGCGGCTGCCGCGGCGCTGGCGGCGCTAGATCCGAGGCCGCTCCCTAAGGGGAGGCCCTTgtggagagagagggagagaccgACCGACCGGATGCCGAGCATCTTCATGACCTCGATGGCGGCGATGCCGGCGCAGTTCCAGTTGGGGTTCTTGCTGAGCTTGCCAGAGGCATCGCCGGTGATGTGGGCGATGGAGATCTGGCCCGGGTGGACGTTGGGGTCAACGGAGAGCGACACGAAGTCGCCGAGGCCGTCAACGGCGCAGCCCAGGAAGTCGAAGCCCGGGCCGAGGTTGGCCACGGTGGCCGGCGCAAAGGCCTTGACGGAGGTCAGTACGGGTTCGGGTTCGGAGACTAGGGTTCTGATCGGGACAGAGAGGTTGCAGCGCAAAGACTGGGGTTTGGGTGTGGAGGAGAAAGTGGTGGTGGGTCGCACGCAGATGGGCTTTACCGGAGCTTGGTAGCAAATGGCCATTGCTCGCGtctcacagagagagagagagagagagagagagagaggcttatGTTAGGGTTTAACAGGCAGATAgcgagacagagagagagaggattgaAATGGGAGCTACAGGGATGATCACCATGGGCCGAGTTTTATTATTCTAATCTCataaatttcagtaaattttctcttaattaattttttttttttttatatttacattatcaaaattttattatatcaaTAAAGACTATCAAGTAATATTATATACCGgacaaatattcaaattcaaatcataTTATTTGGTATGTAaagattggttttttttttttttcaattgaaaaaccACTTCACATAGGCCTTTGAGGAAAGCGAGTGATAAATAGCATATTATATCGTGACGCATCAATTTGGaactaaattttttgaaatgctTGGAAAAACCTATCATTTCTCCGTTTATCTCACTTCTTGTTTATATAACACTGCTAATCAACccttattaa from Corylus avellana chromosome ca1, CavTom2PMs-1.0 encodes the following:
- the LOC132162798 gene encoding homoserine kinase; the protein is MAICYQAPVKPICVRPTTTFSSTPKPQSLRCNLSVPIRTLVSEPEPVLTSVKAFAPATVANLGPGFDFLGCAVDGLGDFVSLSVDPNVHPGQISIAHITGDASGKLSKNPNWNCAGIAAIEVMKMLGIRSVGLSLSLHKGLPLGSGLGSSAASAAAAAVAVNEIFGGRLRPEELVLAGLKSEERVSGYHADNVAPAIMGGFILIRNYEPLELMRLNFPAEKDLFFVLVSPDFEAPTKKMRAALPREIGMAHHVWNCSQAGALVASVLQGDLVGLGKALSSDKIVEPRRAPLIPGMEAVKKAAIEAGAFGCTISGAGPTAVAVVGSEEKGEWVGEKMVEAFWKEGNLKAVKAVKKLDRVGARLVS